Within Acidimicrobiales bacterium, the genomic segment TCGGGTAGGGTGTATCAGGCGGGTCTCGATCCGCAACTAGGTCGATGGGTTCCATTGGGCAGGATCGGAGCTCGAGTTGTCGCTCTACAAGCGTCTACAAGAGGCGAAGGCCGAACCGAAGGCGACGAGGCTCACCGAAAGAGCAACTTCGTCGCAGTTGGAGCTGCGCAACAAGATCCACGAGCAACTCATCGAGGAGCTCGGATCGAAGATCTTCGACCGGAACGTGTCGGCGGAGGAGCTCCGCAAAGAGATAAACGACAAGATCGTGTCGCTGCTCGCCAAAGAGCGGACTCCACTCTCACAGACCGATCGCCAGCGGCTCATCGAAGGGCTCATTTCAGACATCGTCGGGTACGGGCCTCTCGACCCGCTGCTCGAAGACGACTCGGTGACCGACATCATGGTGAACGGTCCATACTCCGTCTACTGCGAAAGGGGCGGAAACCTCGAAAAAACCGAAGTCCGCTTCCACGACGAGACCCATTTGAAGAAGGTGATCGACAAGATCGTCGGACAGGTGGGGCGGCGCATAGACGAGGCGAACCCTATGTGCGACGCGCGCCTGCCCGACGGCTCCAGAGTCCACGCCGTCATCCACCCCGTCGCACTCGGCGGGCCCTATCTCACCATCAGGAAGTTCGCGCGGGAGCGGCTGACGATCGAGCACCTGATCGAGTTCGGCACCGTGACGCCGGAGGCTGCGAAGTTGCTCCAAGCCATGGTGCTCGGTCGTCTGAACGTGATCATCGCCGGGGGATCTTCGACCGGCAAGACCACCTTGTTGAACGTGATGTCGGGATTCATCCCTCCCGAGGAGCGAATCGTCACGATAGAGGACGCCAAGGAGTTGCAGCTCCAGCAGGAACACGTTCTCTCCATGGAGACCCGTCCCCCGAACGTCGAAGGAACCGGTGAGATAACCATCCGCGATCTGGTGAGGAACTCGCTCAGAATGCGTCCCGACCGAATCATCGTCGGCGAGTGTCGAGGGGGAGAGGCGCTGGACATGCTGCAGGCGATGAACACGGGACACGACGGCTCGCTCACGACCGTCCACGCGAACACGCCCTCAGACGCCCTGAAGCGCTTGGAGACTCTGGTGCTCATGGCGGGTTACGACCTTCCGGTGAGGGCGATACGCGAGCAGATGGCTTCGGCGATCGACTGCATCGTCCAGATGAACAGGCTGCGAGACGGCTCTCGCCGGATCACCTCGATATGCGAGGTCCAAGGGATGGAAGGTGACGAGATCACGCTGCTCGAGCTGTTCCGGTTCGACTTCTCCAAGGGGACGGACGGCCATGGCCGGTATCTCGGGCGCCTGGAGCCTCTCGGGGTCATCCCCCAGTTCATGGAGGTTTTCGAGAACTTCGGAGTCGACTGTCCCCCGGAGATCTTCCTGAAGTCGGAGGAGAAGGCCCTGTCCGCTCCTCCGAAGGAACTTCCGGGCGCGGCCGGAGAGAGCGCTCCGCACCGCACGTCCGTGCCGTTGTTCGCGGACGACGCGTCCGCGCTCCAGACCGGAGGTGGGGCCGGCGAAGACGCCACCGAGCGTCCTCTCTTCGCAGACGACGCCAGGTGACTCCGCCAGTCGTCGCACCGAGTACAGTCGTCGCACCGAGCACAGGGGTCACGAGCGGAGGAGACGGTCGACCGCTGCCACTGCTTCGGCGATCTTCTCGGAGCCGGCCTCCGGCGACTCCCTGACGG encodes:
- a CDS encoding type II secretion system protein E, whose protein sequence is MSLYKRLQEAKAEPKATRLTERATSSQLELRNKIHEQLIEELGSKIFDRNVSAEELRKEINDKIVSLLAKERTPLSQTDRQRLIEGLISDIVGYGPLDPLLEDDSVTDIMVNGPYSVYCERGGNLEKTEVRFHDETHLKKVIDKIVGQVGRRIDEANPMCDARLPDGSRVHAVIHPVALGGPYLTIRKFARERLTIEHLIEFGTVTPEAAKLLQAMVLGRLNVIIAGGSSTGKTTLLNVMSGFIPPEERIVTIEDAKELQLQQEHVLSMETRPPNVEGTGEITIRDLVRNSLRMRPDRIIVGECRGGEALDMLQAMNTGHDGSLTTVHANTPSDALKRLETLVLMAGYDLPVRAIREQMASAIDCIVQMNRLRDGSRRITSICEVQGMEGDEITLLELFRFDFSKGTDGHGRYLGRLEPLGVIPQFMEVFENFGVDCPPEIFLKSEEKALSAPPKELPGAAGESAPHRTSVPLFADDASALQTGGGAGEDATERPLFADDAR